From Providencia sp. R33, a single genomic window includes:
- the ldtD gene encoding L,D-transpeptidase has product MAKRRVKALQVSVICGLMAFQFPAFSNDENTQQSVTETQQPQVVEVKESITVTPTQSMAKITASLPADVKPVFATQLAKLYADKQMKLLWQDETAISQFQQQIAELSLSGMQPQFSEWLSMLENNQLSELGRDVILSDAMLGYLQYLSSVEVSGQYWLYTNRPYKIIAPTAAQMKPWLDAVESQRLTEWVKAQAPNHPLYQPMRKEMLKLLALPEDELEITGTKALKPGQSSDDVLVLRKILQREGLLGESATEDVVGTEAPETLAQVAEQASEQPTEVLAVEPAKSASVASKVYDQELVDAVKKFQLQYGLEADGVIGKGTRVWLNMKPTQKAGLMALNIQRLRIIPASNGTGILVNIPGYSLDFYLNDEVILDSKVIVGRADRKTPIMSSALNNVVINPPWSVPTNMARKDIAPRGKQDPSYFSRKGYTVYSGWGADSYEINPYSIDWDNITPANFPYRIRQAPGPTNSLGRYKFNMPSSDAIYLHDTPNHSLFNRNARAISSGCVRVNKASELASILLGDAGWEQKRIDGALKEGSTRYVNIPDRIPVYLYYQTAWVDKDQQPQYRADIYQYDNSIDNADKYLPLLKKIML; this is encoded by the coding sequence ATGGCAAAGAGAAGAGTGAAAGCTCTGCAAGTCTCAGTAATATGTGGGTTAATGGCATTCCAATTCCCTGCATTTTCCAATGATGAAAATACGCAGCAAAGTGTAACCGAAACTCAACAACCACAAGTTGTTGAGGTTAAAGAGTCTATCACGGTAACACCAACACAGAGTATGGCAAAAATAACGGCTTCCCTTCCAGCTGATGTGAAACCTGTTTTTGCTACGCAACTCGCTAAGTTATATGCCGATAAGCAAATGAAGTTGCTATGGCAAGATGAAACAGCGATTAGCCAATTCCAACAACAAATAGCCGAACTTTCACTTTCTGGTATGCAACCGCAATTTAGTGAATGGTTATCTATGTTGGAAAATAATCAACTTAGTGAGCTTGGTCGTGATGTTATATTGTCTGATGCGATGCTTGGCTATCTTCAATATTTGTCCTCTGTTGAAGTAAGCGGGCAATACTGGTTATATACAAACCGGCCATATAAAATCATTGCGCCGACAGCGGCTCAAATGAAACCATGGTTAGATGCCGTCGAATCTCAGCGTCTAACTGAGTGGGTTAAAGCGCAAGCACCTAATCACCCACTGTACCAGCCAATGCGTAAGGAAATGCTGAAATTGCTGGCGTTGCCTGAAGATGAGTTAGAAATTACGGGAACCAAGGCATTAAAACCGGGGCAATCCAGTGATGATGTGCTTGTGTTACGTAAAATTTTACAACGAGAAGGTTTGTTAGGTGAAAGTGCCACAGAAGACGTTGTTGGGACTGAAGCTCCAGAAACGTTAGCGCAAGTTGCAGAGCAAGCAAGCGAACAACCGACTGAGGTTTTGGCAGTCGAACCTGCAAAATCAGCTAGCGTAGCCTCTAAAGTTTATGATCAAGAACTGGTCGATGCCGTTAAAAAATTTCAATTGCAGTATGGCTTAGAAGCTGATGGTGTGATTGGAAAGGGGACACGAGTTTGGCTAAATATGAAGCCAACGCAAAAAGCAGGCTTGATGGCACTGAATATTCAACGTTTGCGTATTATTCCTGCGAGTAATGGCACTGGAATTTTAGTTAATATTCCAGGTTATTCATTAGATTTTTATCTTAATGATGAAGTTATCCTTGATTCTAAGGTGATTGTTGGCCGTGCAGATCGCAAAACACCCATTATGAGCAGCGCATTAAATAATGTGGTTATTAATCCGCCTTGGAGTGTGCCAACAAATATGGCGCGTAAAGATATCGCCCCAAGAGGAAAACAAGATCCAAGTTACTTTAGCCGCAAAGGGTATACGGTTTATTCAGGTTGGGGGGCGGATTCTTATGAAATAAATCCTTACTCAATCGATTGGGACAATATCACCCCAGCAAATTTCCCATACCGTATTCGGCAGGCACCAGGCCCAACGAATTCGTTAGGGCGCTATAAATTCAATATGCCAAGTTCTGATGCGATTTATTTGCATGACACGCCAAACCACAGCTTATTTAACCGTAACGCACGTGCGATAAGCTCAGGCTGCGTACGTGTGAATAAAGCTAGTGAGCTTGCCAGTATTTTACTTGGCGATGCAGGTTGGGAACAAAAGCGTATTGATGGCGCATTGAAGGAAGGGTCAACACGTTACGTCAATATTCCTGACCGAATTCCTGTCTATCTTTATTACCAAACAGCTTGGGTGGATAAAGATCAGCAACC